Proteins encoded in a region of the Podarcis muralis chromosome 6, rPodMur119.hap1.1, whole genome shotgun sequence genome:
- the CLDN11 gene encoding claudin-11, producing the protein MVATCLHLTGFVASFVGWISLIVATSTNDWVVTCGYTITTCRKMDELGSKGLWADCVMATGLYHCKPLVDILILPGYVQACRALMIAASVLGLPAVFLLVTVLPCIRMGNEPGVAKYRRSQLGGILLILLALCGVVATIWFPVSAHRETMIMSFGYSLYTGWIGSALCLFGGCIIVCCSGDAETFGQNRFYYGSGSSSPTHAKSAHV; encoded by the exons ATGGTTGCCACCTGCTTGCACCTCACGGGATTTGTGGCTAGCTTTGTCGGCTGGATTAGCTTGATTGTGGCAACCTCCACCAATGACTGGGTCGTGACTTGCGGCTATACCATCACCACCTGCAGGAAGATGGATGAGCTGGGGTCCAAAGGGCTGTGGGCAGACTGTGTCATGGCAACGGGCCTCTATCACTGCAAGCCGCTGGTGGACATCCTCATATTGCCAG GGTACGTCCAGGCATGTCGGGCTCTGATGATTGCGGCCTCTGTTTTGGGACTGCCAGCTGTGTTCCTTCTTGTGACTGTCCTGCCTTGCATCCGGATGGGAAACGAACCTGGAGTGGCCAAGTACCGGCGTTCCCAGCTGGGAGGAATCCTGCTAATACTCTTGG CTCTGTGTGGCGTTGTGGCTACGATTTGGTTCCCCGTGAGTGCTCACCGTGAAACCATGATCATGAGCTTTGGATATTCCCTTTACACGGGCTGGATTGGGTCCGCTCTTTGCCTTTTCGGCGGTTGCATCATCGTCTGCTGCTCGGGCGACGCGGAAACATTTGGCCAGAACCGTTTCTACTATGGGTCAGGATCCAGCTCCCCAACCCACGCTAAAAGCGCCCATGTATAA